In Clostridium sporogenes, one genomic interval encodes:
- a CDS encoding DUF1015 domain-containing protein, translating into MTILKSFRAIRPNKGFERKIAALPYDVVNTEEAKEIGDKNPYSFLHIDRAEIDLNKDINPYNQKVYDKTRENLNNMINKELFIKEEKPMLYIYSLNMNGNVQTGMVGCLSIDDYMNNVIKKHEHTREEKELDRIKHVDTCSAHTGPIFLTYKYEEKLNTIIENCTENKALYDFVAEDGVRHTVWQIDDENTTKEICHIFKTIPSVYIADGHHRAASAVKVGLKRREENKSYTGEEEFNYFLGVLFPHKELKIMDYNRVVKDTLYYTEEEFINKIEEKFIVREYNSKLENKKTIKNCEVEHELQSEQLEKVFSEELQYRPKEKYNFGMYYKNKWYVLTAKPNTFNAEDEVESLDAAILQNNLLEPILKIKDPRKDNRIDFVGGIRGLKILEELVDKTENGVAFSMYPTAIEEIIKIADNNKVMPPKSTWFEPKLRSGLFIHEI; encoded by the coding sequence ATGACCATATTAAAGTCATTTAGAGCAATAAGACCGAATAAAGGATTTGAACGTAAAATAGCAGCATTACCTTATGATGTAGTAAACACTGAGGAAGCTAAGGAAATAGGGGACAAAAACCCCTATTCTTTCCTACATATAGATAGAGCAGAAATAGATCTAAATAAAGATATTAACCCTTATAACCAAAAAGTTTATGATAAGACAAGAGAAAACTTGAATAACATGATAAATAAAGAACTATTTATAAAAGAAGAAAAACCAATGTTATATATTTATAGTCTTAATATGAATGGAAATGTCCAAACAGGTATGGTAGGTTGTTTATCTATTGATGATTATATGAATAATGTAATAAAAAAACATGAGCACACTAGAGAAGAAAAAGAACTAGATAGGATAAAACATGTAGATACTTGCAGTGCTCATACAGGACCTATATTTTTAACTTATAAATATGAAGAAAAATTGAATACTATAATAGAAAACTGTACTGAAAATAAGGCTTTATATGATTTTGTAGCAGAGGATGGGGTTAGACACACAGTATGGCAAATAGATGATGAAAATACTACAAAAGAAATATGCCATATATTTAAAACTATCCCTTCAGTCTATATAGCAGATGGCCATCATAGAGCAGCTTCAGCAGTAAAAGTAGGGTTAAAAAGAAGGGAAGAAAATAAAAGCTACACAGGAGAAGAAGAATTTAATTATTTTTTAGGTGTACTTTTCCCACATAAGGAATTAAAAATAATGGATTATAATAGAGTGGTAAAAGATACATTATACTATACAGAGGAAGAATTTATAAATAAAATAGAAGAAAAATTTATAGTAAGAGAGTACAATTCTAAATTAGAAAATAAAAAAACTATAAAAAATTGTGAAGTAGAGCATGAGTTGCAAAGTGAACAACTAGAAAAAGTATTTTCGGAAGAGTTACAATATAGACCTAAAGAAAAATATAATTTTGGTATGTATTATAAAAATAAATGGTATGTGTTAACCGCAAAACCAAATACATTTAATGCTGAGGATGAAGTGGAATCACTAGATGCTGCTATATTACAAAATAATTTATTAGAACCAATACTTAAAATAAAAGATCCAAGAAAGGACAATAGAATAGATTTTGTAGGTGGTATAAGAGGACTAAAAATATTAGAAGAATTAGTGGATAAAACAGAAAATGGGGTAGCCTTTTCTATGTATCCTACAGCCATAGAAGAAATAATAAAAATAGCAGACAATAATAAAGTTATGCCACCAAAATCTACTTGGTTTGAACCAAAATTAAGAAGTGGATTATTTATACATGAAATATAA
- a CDS encoding D-2-hydroxyacid dehydrogenase — translation MIKILVSDGMEQNALNKLNEQGFVVLDKHFEKEELKDKIKDFDAIIIRSATKVDKEIIDAGIKGNLKLVVRAGVGLDNVDLEYAKEKGVKVFNTPKASSVSVAELTLGHMFCISRFINTANVTMLQGKWEKKKYKGTEIYGKTLGLIGFGRIAREVAKRANALGMNVIYYDIAGKCEEYEEFKCCTLEYLLNNSDFISVHIPFNKDRGALLKEEEFNIMKDGVYIINCARGGVIEEEALLKALNNGKVTAAALDVFENEPKPKKELISHERVSVTPHIGASTKEAQMRIGEEIVDIVDNFFNIGGEKHDHIKVI, via the coding sequence ATGATAAAAATATTAGTTTCTGATGGAATGGAGCAGAATGCTTTAAATAAATTAAATGAGCAGGGATTTGTGGTATTAGATAAACATTTTGAAAAAGAGGAGCTTAAAGATAAAATAAAAGATTTTGATGCTATTATAATAAGATCAGCTACTAAAGTAGATAAGGAAATAATAGATGCAGGTATAAAAGGAAATCTAAAATTGGTTGTAAGAGCAGGTGTTGGTCTTGATAATGTGGATTTAGAATATGCTAAAGAAAAAGGAGTTAAGGTTTTTAATACACCTAAAGCTAGTAGTGTATCTGTGGCAGAATTAACACTAGGACACATGTTTTGTATAAGCAGATTTATAAATACAGCAAATGTTACTATGCTTCAAGGAAAGTGGGAAAAGAAAAAGTATAAAGGAACAGAAATATATGGAAAAACATTAGGCTTAATAGGATTTGGAAGAATAGCTAGAGAAGTTGCTAAAAGAGCTAATGCTTTAGGGATGAATGTAATTTATTATGATATAGCAGGCAAGTGTGAAGAATATGAAGAATTTAAATGCTGTACTTTAGAGTATTTATTAAACAATTCAGATTTTATATCTGTTCATATACCTTTCAATAAAGATAGAGGAGCTTTATTAAAGGAAGAAGAATTTAATATAATGAAAGATGGAGTTTATATAATAAATTGTGCTAGAGGTGGAGTAATAGAAGAAGAAGCTCTTTTAAAAGCCCTTAATAACGGAAAAGTAACAGCAGCAGCTTTAGATGTATTTGAAAATGAACCAAAACCAAAAAAAGAACTTATAAGTCATGAAAGAGTAAGTGTAACACCTCATATAGGAGCATCTACTAAAGAAGCTCAGATGAGAATAGGAGAAGAAATAGTAGATATAGTAGATAATTTTTTTAATATAGGAGGAGAAAAGCATGACCATATTAAAGTCATTTAG
- a CDS encoding pyridoxal-phosphate-dependent aminotransferase family protein: MHKRLFIPGPVEVERDVLEKMSMAMIGHRTKEASVLQKDISDKLRKVFNTKEEILLSTSSGSGLMEGAIRCTTVKRAAVFAIGAFGKRWYEMAVANNVPADLYEVPWGEAVKPELVDEVLATGKYDSIFITHNETSTGIMNAVEEISKVIKKYPEVIWSLDCVSSMAGTKIEVDKLGVDVCITSTQKALALPPGMAICSFSQRAVERAEKVTNRGYYLDLLSLYKYIQKKNYQYPSTPSLSHMFAMDYRLDKILEEGLENRYERHIEMAEYVRAWARKYFKIYGDEKYLSNTLTNIENIRNIDIKKLNEELGKRGFQISNGYGKLKDKGFRIAHMGQCTLKDIKELLENINDILGLE, translated from the coding sequence ATGCATAAAAGATTATTTATTCCAGGACCGGTAGAAGTAGAAAGAGATGTATTAGAAAAAATGAGTATGGCTATGATAGGTCATAGAACAAAGGAAGCTTCAGTTCTTCAGAAAGACATTAGTGATAAATTGAGAAAAGTTTTTAATACAAAAGAGGAGATTTTACTATCTACATCTTCTGGTAGTGGACTTATGGAAGGTGCTATAAGATGTACTACAGTTAAAAGGGCAGCGGTATTTGCTATAGGTGCCTTTGGTAAGAGATGGTATGAAATGGCTGTGGCAAATAATGTACCAGCAGATTTATATGAAGTGCCATGGGGAGAAGCTGTAAAACCAGAATTAGTAGATGAGGTGTTAGCTACAGGAAAATATGATTCTATTTTTATAACTCATAATGAAACCTCTACAGGCATTATGAATGCAGTAGAAGAAATAAGCAAAGTAATAAAAAAATATCCAGAAGTAATATGGTCATTAGATTGTGTTAGCTCTATGGCAGGAACAAAAATAGAAGTAGATAAGCTAGGGGTAGATGTATGTATAACCTCTACTCAAAAGGCATTAGCATTACCACCAGGAATGGCTATCTGCTCATTCTCTCAAAGGGCTGTAGAAAGAGCAGAAAAAGTTACTAACAGAGGATATTATTTAGATTTACTTTCTCTTTATAAATATATACAAAAGAAAAACTATCAATATCCATCTACACCTTCTTTATCTCATATGTTTGCTATGGATTATAGACTAGATAAAATATTGGAAGAAGGCCTTGAAAATAGATACGAAAGACATATAGAAATGGCAGAGTATGTAAGAGCTTGGGCTAGAAAATACTTTAAAATCTATGGAGATGAAAAATATTTATCAAATACCCTAACTAATATAGAAAATATAAGAAATATAGATATTAAAAAATTAAATGAAGAATTAGGTAAAAGAGGTTTTCAAATATCTAATGGTTATGGAAAATTAAAAGATAAAGGATTTAGAATAGCTCACATGGGACAATGCACACTAAAAGATATAAAAGAATTATTAGAAAATATAAATGATATCTTAGGATTAGAATAG